From a region of the Mycobacterium intracellulare ATCC 13950 genome:
- a CDS encoding mycofactocin-coupled SDR family oxidoreductase, which yields MNRLNGKVIAITGAGRGQGRSHAVHAADEGADVIALDVCADIETAEYPMATPADLDETKDLVEKSGRRAVTAQVDVRDRAALKKAFDDAVAELGGLDVVVANAAIMPLGEHIPPQGFIDAFDVDFIGVVNTIHVGFPHLHPGASVIVTGSIAGLVPQTGLHGATLKGPGGAAYALSKTMIRDYTKALALTLGPHRIRVNAVHPTNVDTHMLHNDNTYKTFRPDLANPTRSDAEVTFPFMQAIPVPYVDPADISHAVIYLASDESRYVTGQQLFIDAGAGLKMGL from the coding sequence GTGAACCGACTCAACGGAAAAGTCATCGCCATCACCGGCGCCGGCCGCGGACAAGGCCGGAGCCACGCCGTTCACGCGGCCGACGAAGGTGCCGACGTCATCGCCCTTGACGTCTGCGCCGACATCGAAACCGCCGAATACCCGATGGCCACCCCCGCCGACCTGGACGAGACCAAAGATCTCGTCGAAAAGTCCGGCCGCCGTGCAGTGACTGCCCAAGTCGACGTCCGCGACCGCGCCGCACTCAAGAAAGCCTTCGACGACGCCGTGGCTGAACTCGGCGGCCTCGACGTCGTCGTGGCCAACGCCGCCATCATGCCCCTGGGAGAACACATCCCCCCGCAAGGATTCATCGACGCCTTCGACGTCGACTTCATCGGCGTAGTCAACACCATCCACGTTGGCTTCCCACACCTGCATCCAGGCGCATCGGTGATCGTCACCGGCTCCATCGCTGGGCTGGTGCCGCAGACCGGCCTCCACGGCGCCACGCTCAAAGGTCCAGGCGGGGCCGCCTACGCCCTATCCAAGACCATGATCAGGGACTACACCAAAGCACTCGCCCTCACCCTCGGACCGCACCGCATCCGGGTCAACGCCGTACACCCCACCAACGTCGACACCCACATGCTGCACAACGACAACACCTACAAAACGTTTCGTCCTGACCTGGCCAACCCGACCCGCTCCGACGCCGAAGTCACCTTCCCCTTCATGCAAGCCATCCCCGTCCCCTACGTCGACCCCGCCGACATCTCCCACGCCGTGATCTACCTGGCATCCGACGAATCCCGCTATGTCACCGGCCAGCAACTGTTCATCGACGCCGGAGCAGGCCTCAAGATGGGGCTTTGA
- a CDS encoding cytochrome P450, producing MSSLRAVAGTVRDSGSMIGRGVLRDLRRAKVRHAGAQVPRTDFDPTHPDAIADPWAQLGRLRAQRVAVNERLNVWMLSRYDDIVAAARAHDTLSSASGILLRSMPMPGVVSTDEPDHSRLRRITAPSFTPGAVRQLEDTLGEITQPGVEALLGRETVDVVPALAVPLPVAAIALILGVDETRRSEFQRYSEDFRSVFAVSSLSEVTTSVGRALPGMLAMRALIHDELDRRTRMRTEDVFGRVRIALDEGDMSMLEALSTALILLVAGSETTTNLLGILLMRLARDPDLYDRLRENRDLIGAATEEALRWGCPVQWVGRTTLAPYTVGDITIPERSRVVLFYAGANHDPDRFDQPEDFDIDRGGVGHVTFGHGAHFCMGAHLARLEVRVVLNQILDEIERMELAGPVTWTTTPSLSGPTSVPIRVVR from the coding sequence ATGAGTTCATTGCGTGCTGTCGCGGGCACGGTGCGTGATTCGGGGTCCATGATCGGACGCGGCGTGCTGCGAGATCTGCGGCGCGCCAAGGTGCGTCACGCCGGTGCGCAGGTGCCACGGACCGACTTCGATCCCACCCACCCCGACGCCATTGCCGACCCGTGGGCTCAGCTGGGCCGGCTGCGCGCGCAGCGGGTGGCGGTAAACGAACGGTTGAACGTGTGGATGCTTTCACGCTATGACGACATTGTCGCTGCTGCGCGCGCCCACGACACGCTGTCGTCGGCCTCGGGCATCTTGTTGCGGTCGATGCCCATGCCCGGTGTGGTGAGCACCGACGAACCCGATCACAGCCGGTTGCGGAGGATCACCGCACCGTCATTCACCCCGGGCGCAGTGCGCCAACTCGAGGACACCTTGGGGGAGATTACTCAGCCCGGAGTCGAGGCGCTGTTGGGCCGCGAGACAGTCGATGTGGTTCCTGCGTTGGCGGTGCCGCTGCCAGTGGCCGCGATCGCGCTGATCTTAGGTGTCGATGAGACCCGGCGCAGTGAATTCCAAAGGTATTCCGAGGATTTCCGGTCTGTGTTCGCAGTGAGCTCGTTGTCCGAGGTGACTACCTCGGTCGGCCGGGCACTACCGGGGATGCTGGCGATGCGTGCGCTGATTCACGACGAACTCGACCGGCGCACCCGGATGCGCACCGAGGATGTATTCGGGCGGGTACGCATCGCCCTCGACGAGGGTGACATGTCGATGCTGGAAGCGTTGAGCACGGCATTAATCCTGTTGGTGGCCGGCAGCGAGACCACTACCAACCTGCTCGGGATCTTGCTGATGCGCTTGGCCCGCGACCCAGATCTCTACGACCGGTTACGCGAGAACCGGGACCTTATTGGTGCGGCGACCGAGGAAGCGCTGCGGTGGGGCTGCCCGGTGCAGTGGGTCGGGAGAACCACCCTGGCGCCCTACACGGTCGGCGATATCACCATCCCCGAACGCTCGCGCGTGGTGCTGTTCTATGCCGGCGCCAACCATGACCCCGACCGTTTCGACCAACCCGAGGACTTCGACATCGATCGTGGCGGTGTTGGCCACGTGACCTTTGGCCACGGCGCGCACTTCTGTATGGGCGCGCACCTGGCCCGCCTGGAAGTGCGTGTGGTACTGAATCAGATCCTCGACGAAATCGAGCGGATGGAACTGGCCGGACCCGTCACGTGGACTACCACCCCGTCGCTGTCCGGACCCACATCGGTGCCGATACGGGTTGTGAGATGA
- a CDS encoding flavin-containing monooxygenase — translation MSQRLDVEVAIIGAGPGGIAAAHQLRRRGINDLVILERGGDFGGTWRDNHYPGLAVDIPIFWYELSFARNRRWSRLFAPGPEIYRYLTDTARGCGLYPFLRPDSEVMRQLWDDDAGRWRLAIRDGTEVTARFVISSVGGYVNAKASTGIDGIAEFGGTVLRPNAWDDDYDITDKKVAVIGTGSSGAQIVSALSGKVTQLDVYQRTPNWILPKPDVEITPRLRAVLGLPGLMAVIHHAGRLAFDLFMLVPVVHVMSRLPDTALVVLMRSYDAWSRLWFRALLRAVVHDKSTRRKLLPRHGILAKRPIISSSYLPAFNEPTTHLITTPIDRVTRNGVRTVDGVEHQTDLIVTATGYELWTDPETYRPDTILGTDGFDLAEDYRVRGLRSYAGTAHPRLPNRWEIVGPLGFVGVGWTDFVEMMAEHAVRVIDETRRAGADVVVAVTPEAFEAYHSRMQTTGRTAHLYFTRCNEGINTYFVNSQGDTVYHRPQTIVGARRLARRSPHGDYRFTSRPSGAQRDVAMMRARSS, via the coding sequence ATGAGTCAACGTTTAGACGTCGAGGTCGCGATCATCGGCGCGGGTCCCGGGGGAATCGCGGCGGCCCACCAGCTGCGCCGGCGCGGCATCAACGATTTGGTGATTCTGGAACGCGGCGGCGATTTCGGCGGTACCTGGCGCGACAACCACTATCCCGGCCTGGCCGTCGATATTCCGATCTTTTGGTATGAGTTGTCCTTTGCGCGTAACCGCCGTTGGAGTCGCCTGTTCGCGCCGGGCCCCGAGATTTACCGGTATCTGACCGACACCGCCCGCGGCTGTGGCCTCTACCCGTTTCTTCGGCCGGACAGCGAGGTCATGCGTCAGCTGTGGGACGACGACGCCGGGCGGTGGCGGCTGGCGATCCGCGACGGCACGGAGGTCACGGCACGGTTCGTGATCAGTTCGGTGGGAGGCTACGTCAACGCCAAGGCCAGCACCGGCATCGATGGCATCGCCGAGTTCGGTGGGACCGTGCTGCGGCCCAACGCGTGGGACGACGACTACGACATCACCGACAAGAAGGTCGCCGTGATCGGCACCGGATCCAGCGGCGCCCAGATCGTCTCGGCGCTGTCGGGCAAGGTCACCCAGCTCGATGTATACCAGCGCACCCCGAACTGGATCCTGCCCAAACCCGACGTCGAGATCACCCCGCGCCTGCGCGCAGTGTTGGGATTGCCCGGTCTCATGGCGGTGATCCACCATGCCGGGCGGCTGGCGTTCGACCTGTTCATGCTCGTGCCGGTCGTGCATGTGATGTCGCGGCTGCCCGACACCGCGCTGGTTGTGCTGATGCGCAGCTACGACGCGTGGTCGCGGCTGTGGTTTCGCGCCCTGTTGCGCGCGGTCGTCCACGACAAGTCAACCCGGCGCAAACTGCTTCCCCGCCACGGCATTCTAGCCAAGCGGCCCATCATCTCCAGCAGCTACCTGCCGGCGTTCAACGAGCCCACAACCCACCTGATCACCACCCCTATAGATCGGGTCACCCGCAACGGAGTCCGAACCGTCGACGGCGTCGAGCATCAGACTGATCTGATCGTCACGGCCACCGGCTACGAGCTGTGGACCGATCCCGAAACGTACCGGCCGGACACGATCCTGGGCACTGACGGTTTCGACCTGGCCGAGGACTACCGAGTGCGCGGATTGCGCAGTTACGCCGGCACCGCGCACCCCCGACTGCCCAATCGGTGGGAGATCGTCGGGCCGTTGGGATTCGTCGGTGTCGGCTGGACCGACTTCGTGGAGATGATGGCCGAGCACGCGGTGCGTGTCATTGACGAGACCCGCCGCGCGGGCGCCGATGTCGTGGTCGCGGTGACACCGGAGGCGTTCGAGGCCTACCACTCGCGGATGCAAACCACCGGAAGGACTGCGCACCTTTATTTCACTCGCTGCAACGAAGGCATTAACACCTATTTCGTCAATTCCCAAGGCGATACGGTTTATCACCGGCCCCAAACGATCGTCGGGGCACGGCGGCTGGCCCGCCGATCCCCGCATGGTGACTACCGATTCACTTCCCGCCCCTCCGGGGCTCAGCGCGACGTCGCAATGATGCGGGCGCGGTCCTCATGA
- a CDS encoding metal-dependent hydrolase — protein MTSLEIRKVRFDFDGEIPFIWNPRNPTFSVFTNAVSIIAIAFEKLIVTATREAIPLITDAEAKSEAEAFLRQEAQHANAHRQHVHALARRHPGLEQTLADTVRCFDRLTDSAPLDFRLAYTANLEATFTPYFKLLLDNEATLFAPGDERVASLFLWHFVEEVEHRSSALVVYDSLIRSRTRRVRALPAILRHMNEAFMIVVDGFNTHVPEADRIIDARRALPAMSLSARRRPRPAPPALGHLSTRQKGVALLRILESQSPWHNPTHQPLPLFADRWFHRYEVGADIAHWYTATAGAQ, from the coding sequence ATCACCTCACTCGAAATCCGCAAGGTGCGCTTTGATTTCGATGGCGAGATCCCCTTCATCTGGAATCCACGCAATCCAACGTTCTCGGTGTTCACCAACGCGGTCTCAATCATCGCGATCGCCTTCGAGAAACTCATCGTGACTGCGACGCGCGAAGCAATCCCCCTGATCACCGATGCTGAGGCGAAATCGGAGGCCGAGGCGTTCCTACGCCAAGAAGCCCAGCACGCCAACGCACACCGTCAACACGTGCACGCGCTGGCCCGCCGCCATCCAGGCCTGGAACAAACCCTGGCTGACACGGTCCGGTGCTTCGATCGGCTCACCGATAGCGCGCCGCTGGATTTCCGGCTCGCCTACACCGCCAACCTGGAAGCGACGTTCACCCCGTATTTCAAACTCCTGCTGGACAATGAGGCCACCCTGTTCGCGCCCGGTGACGAGCGGGTGGCATCACTGTTTCTGTGGCACTTCGTCGAAGAAGTCGAACACCGCAGCTCCGCGCTGGTGGTCTACGACTCGCTCATCCGCAGCCGTACACGGAGGGTACGGGCCTTGCCCGCCATCCTCAGGCACATGAATGAGGCCTTCATGATCGTCGTGGACGGATTCAACACCCACGTGCCTGAGGCCGACCGCATCATCGACGCGCGCCGGGCGCTGCCCGCCATGTCATTGTCCGCCCGGCGCCGGCCCCGCCCCGCACCACCTGCGCTCGGACACCTGTCGACTCGGCAGAAGGGCGTCGCCCTGCTACGCATCCTCGAGTCGCAATCCCCGTGGCACAACCCGACACATCAACCGCTCCCACTGTTCGCCGACCGCTGGTTTCACCGCTACGAGGTCGGCGCCGACATCGCACACTGGTACACCGCAACGGCCGGAGCGCAGTAG
- a CDS encoding zinc-binding dehydrogenase — MRAVIMDSKGTVHVADRPNPTLPGPQGVIVAVETTGICGSDLHFYDGDLPSIDGLSIGHEAVGVVVEVGDAVRRVSVGDRVVVSCITGCGHCHGCAVGDPATCDTGASLFGFGGELAGAQAELLAVPVADATLLPVPASISDEAAVLLADNLATAWTAARRGDVGAGATVLVLGLGAVGQCAVRCALQLGAATVLAYDPVEGRRARAASCGATAIGGPDVAAAVAEATRGRGVDAVIDAVATDASLDSAVGAVRAGGTISVVGIHDAQPYPFPMLQAVYKSITLRTSMAAVQSAWRELLPLIMAGRLDTSGIITQRHHLEDAPQAYELVAARSPECTKVLLIP; from the coding sequence GTGCGTGCGGTGATCATGGACAGCAAGGGGACGGTGCACGTTGCCGACCGCCCCAATCCGACATTGCCTGGCCCGCAAGGTGTGATCGTCGCCGTGGAGACCACCGGGATCTGCGGATCGGACCTGCACTTCTACGATGGTGATCTGCCATCGATCGACGGCTTGAGCATCGGGCATGAAGCCGTCGGCGTCGTCGTGGAGGTTGGTGACGCGGTCCGCCGCGTCAGCGTGGGCGATCGGGTAGTGGTCTCCTGCATCACCGGTTGCGGGCACTGCCACGGCTGCGCCGTGGGCGACCCCGCCACCTGCGATACGGGCGCGTCGCTGTTCGGCTTCGGCGGTGAACTCGCCGGTGCCCAGGCCGAGCTGCTCGCGGTGCCCGTCGCTGATGCCACGCTGCTGCCCGTCCCTGCAAGCATCAGCGACGAGGCGGCGGTGTTGCTGGCCGATAATCTGGCCACCGCGTGGACGGCGGCGCGACGGGGTGACGTCGGCGCGGGGGCTACGGTATTAGTGCTGGGATTAGGCGCGGTCGGTCAATGCGCGGTGCGGTGCGCGCTGCAGTTAGGTGCCGCAACAGTATTGGCCTACGACCCGGTTGAGGGCAGGCGAGCCAGGGCGGCATCGTGCGGGGCGACGGCGATCGGCGGTCCCGACGTCGCGGCCGCTGTTGCGGAGGCAACCCGGGGCCGCGGTGTCGATGCGGTGATCGACGCCGTCGCCACCGACGCGTCCCTGGACTCTGCCGTCGGTGCGGTGCGAGCCGGTGGCACCATCTCGGTCGTCGGCATCCACGACGCACAGCCCTACCCGTTCCCGATGTTGCAGGCGGTCTACAAGTCGATCACTTTGCGGACGTCGATGGCGGCGGTGCAAAGCGCGTGGCGCGAATTGCTGCCGTTGATCATGGCTGGGCGTCTAGACACCTCGGGCATCATCACCCAACGCCATCACCTTGAGGACGCACCGCAGGCCTACGAGCTGGTCGCCGCGCGCAGCCCCGAATGCACCAAAGTGCTGCTTATCCCGTGA
- a CDS encoding TetR/AcrR family transcriptional regulator has product MRTHGWGGATPASDEEAIDRILDAADDAIEARGADMRIADVARALGVSRQTVYNYFPGSGALREAAATRSGLRFLEPLAEHLAGITDPIEALVESLAYTLEWLPEDRSIQVMLATDFTKASTRITSDACVQFGHAILAGLDVDWADLGLRDADLDDLVEYMLRILQSFTIDPGRPPRRGAALRDYLRRWVAPVLYAEITAHQ; this is encoded by the coding sequence GTGCGGACTCATGGGTGGGGCGGCGCCACGCCGGCCAGCGACGAAGAAGCCATCGACCGCATCCTCGATGCCGCCGACGATGCCATCGAGGCGCGCGGCGCCGATATGCGTATCGCCGACGTCGCCCGGGCGCTGGGGGTGTCGCGCCAAACCGTCTACAACTACTTCCCCGGTTCGGGCGCGCTGCGCGAAGCGGCGGCGACCCGCTCGGGCTTGCGGTTCCTCGAGCCCTTGGCCGAGCACCTGGCTGGCATCACCGATCCCATTGAGGCCCTGGTGGAAAGCCTGGCCTACACCCTGGAATGGCTACCCGAGGATCGCTCCATCCAGGTGATGCTCGCAACCGACTTCACCAAAGCCTCCACCCGGATCACGTCGGACGCATGTGTCCAGTTCGGCCACGCCATCCTCGCTGGCCTCGACGTCGACTGGGCAGACCTGGGACTGCGGGACGCAGACCTCGACGACCTAGTCGAATACATGCTCCGTATCCTGCAGTCCTTCACGATCGACCCAGGCCGCCCGCCCCGCCGCGGCGCAGCACTGCGCGACTACCTGCGCCGATGGGTGGCACCGGTCCTGTACGCCGAGATCACCGCACACCAGTAG
- a CDS encoding PDR/VanB family oxidoreductase, translating to MAVTRAIWDSIPADLYGRRKRDRMYTALYGVGTLFGGMASASRWTPSRVQPVRRTTTAVITKREEPAPDVVALTLADPDGGLLPSWTPGAHIDVRLPSGRRRQYSLCGAPGRRTDYRIAVRRIPDGGGGSIEMHDTLHVGDSIEFEGPRNAFYLVTDEHEVLFVIGGIGVTPILPMIQTAQQHGIDWRAVYAGRSRDYMPLLDEVVAVAPDRVTVWADDERGRIPTAADLLADAGPTTAVYVCGPTALLESVRIARDEHANAPLHYERFGPPPVIDGVPFELELARSQRVLTVPSNRSALDVMLDRDSTTAYSCQQGFCGTCKVKVLAGQVDRRGSAAEGDDEMLVCVSRAKNGRVVIDA from the coding sequence ATGGCTGTGACACGGGCTATTTGGGACAGCATTCCGGCCGACCTCTACGGCCGACGCAAACGCGACCGGATGTACACCGCGTTGTACGGCGTCGGCACGCTGTTCGGCGGCATGGCGTCGGCGTCGCGGTGGACGCCTTCACGGGTCCAGCCCGTGCGGCGGACCACGACCGCGGTGATCACCAAACGTGAGGAGCCGGCGCCCGATGTGGTTGCGTTGACGCTGGCCGACCCGGACGGCGGATTGCTGCCATCCTGGACGCCCGGCGCGCACATCGACGTCCGGCTCCCGTCGGGACGCCGCCGGCAGTACTCGCTGTGTGGTGCGCCCGGGCGGCGCACCGACTATCGCATCGCCGTGCGCCGCATTCCCGACGGCGGCGGTGGTTCGATCGAAATGCACGACACCTTGCACGTAGGGGACTCGATCGAGTTCGAAGGCCCCCGCAACGCGTTTTATCTCGTCACCGACGAGCACGAGGTGTTGTTCGTGATCGGCGGCATCGGGGTCACGCCCATTCTGCCCATGATCCAGACCGCGCAGCAGCACGGAATCGATTGGCGCGCCGTGTATGCCGGGCGCAGCCGCGATTACATGCCGCTGCTCGACGAAGTGGTTGCGGTCGCGCCGGACCGCGTCACAGTCTGGGCCGACGACGAGCGCGGCCGGATCCCCACCGCGGCGGACCTGCTCGCCGACGCCGGCCCAACCACCGCCGTCTACGTGTGTGGCCCGACCGCGCTGCTCGAATCGGTGCGCATCGCGCGCGACGAACACGCGAACGCGCCGTTGCACTACGAACGTTTCGGACCGCCGCCGGTGATCGACGGCGTCCCGTTCGAACTGGAACTCGCGCGTTCGCAGCGGGTGCTCACCGTGCCGTCCAACCGGTCGGCGCTGGACGTGATGCTCGACCGCGACTCGACGACGGCCTACTCCTGCCAGCAGGGCTTCTGCGGCACCTGCAAGGTGAAAGTCCTTGCCGGACAGGTTGATCGACGGGGGAGCGCCGCCGAGGGCGACGACGAGATGCTGGTCTGCGTGTCCCGGGCCAAAAACGGGCGCGTGGTCATCGACGCCTGA
- a CDS encoding alpha/beta fold hydrolase, which translates to MTQSSTVIASDGVSLAVHAYTEIDPRRPTVLAIHGYPDNHHVWDGVAGELAGRFNVVAYDVRGSGDSSKPARRTDYVLPQLVSDVGAVIDSLGVGQVHLLAHDWGSIQGWAAVTDDTVMAKVASFTSISGPHLNYAGRFLRSPRTPRAVFDVVKQALASSYIWFFLCPVVPELAIRSRATGKVFAAVERIGRSRGSDRQRAAATRSIDDYLNGLNLYRANMPAPFFVPMKQLPQTRVPVQVLVARRDYFVSPALQRFTGSIPDGGRIVPIEGGHWVVTSHPDVIAGFTGEWVNLTSEPAGRHGMGQA; encoded by the coding sequence ATGACTCAGTCCAGCACAGTGATCGCCTCAGACGGGGTTTCGCTGGCCGTCCACGCCTACACGGAGATCGACCCACGGCGGCCCACCGTTCTGGCGATCCACGGCTATCCGGACAACCACCACGTGTGGGACGGTGTCGCAGGCGAACTCGCCGGCCGGTTCAACGTCGTGGCGTATGACGTGCGCGGGTCTGGCGACTCCTCCAAACCGGCACGGCGAACAGATTATGTTCTGCCGCAGCTGGTTTCCGATGTCGGCGCGGTGATCGACAGCCTCGGGGTTGGCCAGGTCCACCTGTTGGCCCACGACTGGGGTTCGATCCAGGGCTGGGCGGCGGTCACCGACGATACGGTGATGGCCAAGGTCGCCTCGTTCACGTCGATCTCCGGGCCGCACCTGAACTATGCCGGCAGGTTCCTACGGTCCCCGCGCACACCGCGCGCCGTCTTCGACGTCGTCAAGCAGGCCCTCGCGTCGTCGTACATCTGGTTCTTCCTGTGCCCGGTTGTGCCGGAGCTGGCAATCCGCTCGCGCGCCACGGGGAAAGTCTTTGCCGCGGTGGAACGTATCGGCCGCAGCCGCGGCAGCGACCGGCAGCGGGCGGCGGCGACCCGGTCGATCGACGACTACCTCAACGGCCTCAACCTGTACCGGGCGAACATGCCGGCGCCGTTCTTCGTGCCCATGAAGCAGTTGCCGCAGACACGGGTGCCGGTGCAGGTGCTCGTCGCCCGGCGGGATTATTTCGTATCGCCCGCCCTGCAACGGTTTACCGGCTCCATTCCGGACGGCGGCAGGATCGTCCCGATCGAGGGTGGCCATTGGGTGGTCACCTCGCATCCCGACGTCATCGCCGGATTCACCGGCGAGTGGGTCAACCTGACATCGGAGCCCGCGGGCCGTCACGGCATGGGGCAGGCGTGA
- a CDS encoding metal-dependent hydrolase — MFTVDDMAAGPHDASLDHERIVLQARDVDFDWSTLPFYYVPNEPFTTHFCNVLHLLLPAGEEFIVDAFKDTLPLIKDDQLRRDVQGFVSQEAMHSQAHAGVLGHFAANDIDVTPFTDQMRWLFTQLIGDRPHWSRRRRQSWLLERVSMVAALEHYTAILGEWILDTPQHDALGTDPVMLDLLRWHGAEEVEHKAVAFDTMKHLRAGYWRQVRTQLLVTPALLWLFIRGVRFMYSVDPYLPPGTKPRWRDYFRAARRGLVPGPFQFLRVIGAYYTPSFHPSQLGGVGRAVDYLARSPAARASH; from the coding sequence ATGTTCACCGTCGATGACATGGCAGCGGGCCCGCATGACGCCTCGCTCGATCACGAGCGCATCGTCCTGCAGGCGCGTGACGTCGACTTCGACTGGTCGACGCTGCCGTTCTACTACGTGCCGAACGAGCCCTTCACCACCCACTTCTGCAACGTGCTGCATCTGCTGTTGCCGGCGGGTGAGGAGTTCATCGTCGACGCGTTCAAGGACACCCTGCCGCTGATCAAAGACGATCAATTGCGGCGCGATGTGCAGGGATTCGTCAGCCAGGAGGCCATGCACTCCCAGGCGCACGCGGGGGTGCTCGGGCACTTCGCGGCCAACGACATCGACGTCACGCCGTTCACCGACCAGATGCGCTGGCTGTTCACCCAACTCATCGGTGACCGGCCGCACTGGAGCCGGCGTCGCCGGCAGAGCTGGTTGCTCGAACGGGTCTCGATGGTGGCGGCGCTCGAGCACTACACCGCGATCCTGGGCGAATGGATTCTGGACACCCCTCAGCACGATGCCCTGGGCACCGATCCGGTGATGCTGGACTTGCTGCGCTGGCACGGCGCCGAGGAGGTCGAGCACAAGGCCGTCGCGTTCGACACCATGAAGCACCTGCGCGCCGGGTATTGGCGGCAGGTGCGCACCCAGCTGCTCGTGACGCCCGCGTTGCTGTGGCTGTTCATCCGCGGCGTGCGGTTCATGTATTCGGTCGACCCGTACCTGCCGCCGGGGACCAAACCGCGCTGGCGCGACTACTTCCGCGCGGCCCGAAGGGGCTTGGTGCCCGGGCCATTCCAGTTCCTGCGGGTCATCGGCGCCTACTACACGCCGAGTTTCCATCCGTCCCAGCTGGGCGGGGTCGGTCGCGCGGTCGACTATTTGGCCCGCTCACCCGCCGCCCGCGCGTCGCACTGA